A window of the Burkholderia sp. 9120 genome harbors these coding sequences:
- a CDS encoding AAA family ATPase, translated as MTTAMVKQEIAVASFSQVYDLDQVETALNDLGEGANEALRAMYEKMLKTGNLRFCVKPNRMPSIDDLIGALPNFSAPLDDIRKQVALCLETEDRLELMPILLLGDPGIGKTHFAKQLARLLGTAYQYVAMSSLTAGWILSGASSQWKNAKPGKVFDALVNGSYANPVIAVDEIDKATGDSQYDPLGALYALLEHDTAQTFIDEFAEIPINAGHVIWIATANDERSIPEPILNRMNVYEIPPPDHAGARRIAQSIYDEIRSAHNWGQRFPEQIGDGALDALRPASPREMRRAILNGFGSARIDGRDRIEAGDIRLDYGNRRKPIGF; from the coding sequence ATGACAACAGCAATGGTCAAACAGGAAATCGCCGTGGCATCTTTCAGTCAGGTGTACGACCTCGATCAGGTCGAGACCGCGCTGAACGATCTCGGCGAAGGCGCGAACGAGGCACTGCGCGCCATGTACGAAAAGATGCTGAAAACCGGCAATCTGCGTTTCTGCGTCAAGCCGAACCGGATGCCGTCGATCGACGATCTGATCGGCGCGCTGCCCAACTTTTCAGCGCCGCTCGACGACATCCGCAAGCAGGTCGCGTTGTGCCTCGAGACCGAAGACCGGCTCGAACTGATGCCGATCCTGCTGCTCGGCGACCCCGGCATCGGCAAGACCCACTTTGCGAAGCAGTTGGCGCGCCTGCTCGGCACCGCCTATCAATATGTGGCGATGAGTTCGTTGACGGCGGGCTGGATTCTGTCGGGCGCCTCGTCGCAATGGAAGAACGCGAAGCCGGGCAAGGTGTTCGATGCGCTCGTGAACGGCAGCTACGCGAACCCCGTGATTGCTGTGGATGAAATCGACAAGGCCACCGGCGATTCACAATACGATCCGCTCGGCGCGTTGTACGCGCTGCTGGAGCACGACACGGCACAGACCTTCATCGACGAATTCGCCGAGATTCCGATCAACGCGGGGCACGTGATCTGGATCGCGACCGCGAACGACGAACGCTCGATCCCCGAGCCGATCTTGAACCGGATGAACGTGTATGAGATTCCGCCGCCGGATCACGCGGGCGCGCGCCGCATCGCCCAATCGATCTACGACGAGATCCGCTCGGCGCACAACTGGGGGCAGCGCTTTCCCGAGCAGATCGGCGACGGCGCGCTCGATGCGCTGAGGCCGGCGTCGCCGCGCGAAATGCGCCGGGCGATTCTCAATGGCTTCGGCTCGGCGCGCATCGACGGGCGCGATCGGATCGAAGCCGGCGACATTCGCCTCGACTACGGAAATCGGCGAAAACCTATTGGTTTCTGA
- a CDS encoding NAD(P)/FAD-dependent oxidoreductase → MDQIECVVIGAGVVGLAVARALAARGREVIVLEAAEAIGVGTSSRNSEVIHAGIYYPRGSQKAALCVRGREMLYDFCAEHNVPHSRCGKLLVATSRNQIPQLESIMAKGRENGVLDLLRMDGDQAQALEPALECVEAVFSPQTGIVDSHQLMLAIQGDAERDGAVCAFHAPVEAIEASNGRFIIKVGGSAPTTISAACVINSAGLQANALARQIRGLDARHVPPLYLARGNYFSISGRAPFSRLIYPMPNEAGLGVHLTIDLGGQTRFGPDVEWVDAINYDVDPHRAESFYAAIRAYWPALPDDALQPAYAGIRPKLSGPGEPAADFLIQGPAAHGVRGLVNLFGIESPGLTASLAIAQRVCELSGRA, encoded by the coding sequence ATGGACCAAATCGAATGTGTAGTGATCGGCGCGGGTGTGGTCGGTCTGGCAGTGGCGCGCGCGCTGGCCGCGCGCGGGCGTGAAGTGATCGTGCTGGAGGCCGCCGAAGCGATCGGTGTGGGCACCAGCTCACGCAACAGCGAAGTGATTCACGCGGGTATCTACTATCCACGCGGCTCGCAGAAGGCGGCGCTCTGCGTGCGCGGCCGCGAGATGCTTTACGACTTCTGCGCAGAGCACAACGTGCCGCATTCACGCTGCGGCAAACTGCTGGTCGCCACCTCGCGCAACCAGATTCCCCAGCTCGAAAGCATCATGGCCAAGGGTCGCGAGAACGGCGTGCTCGACCTGTTGCGGATGGACGGCGATCAGGCGCAAGCGCTCGAACCGGCGCTCGAATGTGTCGAGGCGGTGTTCTCGCCGCAGACGGGTATCGTCGATAGTCATCAACTGATGCTGGCGATTCAGGGCGATGCCGAACGCGACGGCGCGGTGTGCGCATTTCACGCGCCGGTCGAAGCGATCGAAGCGAGCAACGGCCGCTTCATCATCAAGGTCGGCGGCAGCGCGCCGACCACGATCAGCGCCGCGTGCGTGATCAACAGCGCGGGTCTGCAAGCAAATGCGTTAGCGCGGCAGATTCGCGGACTCGACGCGCGTCACGTGCCGCCGCTTTATCTCGCGCGCGGCAATTACTTCAGCATTTCGGGGCGCGCGCCATTCAGCCGTCTGATCTATCCGATGCCGAACGAAGCCGGCCTCGGCGTGCATCTGACAATCGATCTCGGCGGTCAGACGCGTTTCGGGCCCGACGTCGAATGGGTCGACGCGATCAATTACGACGTCGATCCCCATCGCGCGGAATCGTTTTACGCGGCGATTCGCGCGTATTGGCCCGCGCTACCCGACGACGCGCTGCAACCCGCCTATGCGGGGATTCGTCCGAAGCTTTCCGGCCCGGGCGAACCGGCTGCGGACTTTCTGATTCAAGGTCCGGCCGCGCATGGCGTGCGTGGGCTCGTCAATCTGTTCGGGATCGAGTCGCCGGGATTGACGGCGTCGCTGGCGATCGCGCAGCGGGTCTGCGAGTTGAGTGGGCGCGCGTAG
- a CDS encoding aldose 1-epimerase codes for MRDVSLNSNRPLATAAAPNELAWLDDPAIAPTLVTLQAGSLRAVLAPKVGGALAAFYEVTPDGPLHWLRPATSAAFTERDPLRMASFPLLPYCNRIRDARFEFDGVTIDLAGNDTRFAHALHGNAWRHPWRVGARTESSVDLHFEHEPDARIPGDWPFRYRAQQRIALSGGALVITLSAQNLDNRPMPFGMGHHPYYPRTAATRVQADVRAMWHADADVLPTHLGPHPAVDALREGMSPDAFDLDNNFANWSHKATIAWPDEHRQLTMTADAPFDHMVVYAPANDPQLCVEPVTNTTDCFNAAGPREQVGGCVLLAGEELVATVKWTPQRG; via the coding sequence ATGCGCGACGTTTCCCTGAACTCGAACCGGCCGCTCGCGACGGCGGCGGCGCCTAACGAGCTTGCGTGGCTCGACGATCCTGCCATTGCGCCCACGCTTGTGACGTTGCAAGCCGGGTCCTTGCGCGCGGTGCTTGCGCCCAAAGTGGGCGGCGCGCTCGCCGCGTTTTACGAAGTCACGCCCGATGGTCCATTGCATTGGCTGCGGCCGGCGACATCGGCGGCGTTCACCGAACGCGATCCGCTGCGGATGGCGAGCTTTCCGCTGCTCCCCTATTGCAACCGGATTCGCGACGCGCGCTTCGAGTTCGACGGTGTCACGATCGATCTCGCCGGCAACGACACGCGCTTTGCGCATGCGCTGCACGGGAATGCGTGGCGGCATCCGTGGCGAGTCGGCGCGCGCACGGAAAGCTCGGTGGACTTGCATTTCGAACACGAACCGGATGCGCGGATTCCCGGCGACTGGCCGTTTCGCTATCGCGCGCAGCAGCGCATTGCGCTGAGCGGCGGCGCGTTGGTCATCACGTTGTCCGCGCAGAACCTGGACAACCGGCCGATGCCGTTCGGCATGGGGCATCACCCGTACTATCCGCGCACGGCGGCGACTCGCGTGCAGGCCGACGTGCGGGCCATGTGGCACGCCGACGCCGACGTGCTGCCGACGCATCTCGGCCCGCATCCCGCCGTGGATGCCTTGCGTGAAGGTATGTCGCCGGATGCGTTCGATCTCGACAATAACTTTGCGAACTGGTCGCACAAGGCAACGATTGCGTGGCCCGACGAACACCGTCAACTGACCATGACCGCCGACGCGCCGTTCGATCACATGGTGGTGTACGCGCCGGCCAACGATCCGCAGTTGTGCGTGGAACCGGTGACGAATACCACGGACTGTTTCAATGCGGCCGGCCCGCGTGAGCAGGTGGGCGGCTGTGTGTTGCTAGCGGGAGAGGAACTGGTTGCAACGGTGAAGTGGACGCCGCAACGCGGCTAG
- a CDS encoding DUF4148 domain-containing protein: MNQNPYAPVSADSVRATPDNGPKTRAQVKAELAEARANGELNVNPNAPAYQQQLALGGYTPPRAQATSSVVEASRRTVSTQN, encoded by the coding sequence CTGAATCAGAATCCGTACGCGCCGGTTTCCGCCGACAGCGTCCGCGCCACGCCGGATAACGGCCCGAAGACGCGCGCTCAGGTGAAAGCCGAACTGGCCGAGGCTCGCGCCAACGGTGAACTGAATGTGAACCCGAACGCGCCTGCTTATCAGCAGCAACTCGCGCTGGGTGGTTACACGCCGCCGCGCGCGCAAGCGACGAGTTCGGTGGTCGAAGCATCGCGCCGTACGGTGAGCACGCAGAACTAA
- a CDS encoding endonuclease/exonuclease/phosphatase family protein: MRNPEELIRESIAPKDFIAVSWNLHKGRTPLGFQAWQAMQRWVQSTHADAYFLQEAMARRMPSPVLASSFGAPVADPLNDVWHCQATEIARALELEIALGPNVFKPSWRHGNAILSPHPLDLGGRWDISAHRFEKRGLLVARATFGGHSVTLLCAHLALTRSARLRQMNWIAHWIAKEAPEGPLVLAGDFNDWRNDSVPLFGEHGLQEVATLLGESGRTFPAFSPALALDKMFVRGMKPIEWIQPTQETAWLSDHLPYMARLRVE; the protein is encoded by the coding sequence ATGCGAAACCCCGAAGAATTGATCCGCGAAAGCATTGCGCCGAAGGACTTCATTGCGGTGAGCTGGAACCTGCACAAGGGCCGCACACCGCTCGGCTTTCAGGCGTGGCAGGCCATGCAGCGCTGGGTGCAATCCACTCACGCGGACGCGTATTTTTTGCAGGAAGCGATGGCGCGGCGCATGCCGTCGCCGGTGCTGGCGAGCAGTTTCGGCGCACCGGTCGCCGATCCGTTGAACGACGTGTGGCATTGCCAGGCCACCGAAATCGCGCGTGCGCTGGAGCTCGAAATTGCGCTCGGGCCGAACGTGTTCAAGCCGTCGTGGCGGCACGGCAACGCGATTCTGTCGCCGCATCCGCTCGATCTCGGCGGACGTTGGGACATCTCCGCGCATCGCTTTGAAAAGCGCGGGTTGCTGGTGGCGCGAGCCACGTTCGGCGGTCATTCGGTCACGCTGCTGTGTGCGCATCTCGCGCTGACGCGCTCGGCGCGATTGCGGCAGATGAACTGGATCGCGCATTGGATCGCGAAGGAAGCGCCCGAGGGTCCGCTGGTGCTGGCCGGCGATTTCAACGATTGGCGTAACGACTCGGTGCCGCTGTTCGGCGAGCACGGTTTGCAGGAAGTGGCGACGTTGCTCGGTGAATCGGGGCGCACGTTTCCGGCATTTTCACCGGCGCTCGCGCTGGACAAGATGTTCGTGCGCGGCATGAAGCCGATCGAATGGATTCAGCCGACGCAGGAGACGGCGTGGCTGTCGGATCATTTGCCGTATATGGCGCGCTTGCGGGTGGAGTGA